A genomic region of Candidatus Omnitrophota bacterium contains the following coding sequences:
- the acsB gene encoding acetyl-CoA decarbonylase/synthase complex subunit alpha/beta, whose protein sequence is MSLDVIINLGKKGLEKLLAVTQQEIEKNIEKYGKRKEISFPETNYYFPLAYALLNIEVKTLDDLLTVFEEVKKLDKNQPAKNGLFISYLDGLFNKGMATLLCEEIIAGIKTLNKEHPQDGFLGFIPDRILRSLGVQLVDGRIAGVSVILGTTPNKDIAENIIRGFQTRSIVSLLVGNIEGKTFKKQLEEKKVELGLEEYIVSLGEDYLSAIYAVNFAIRAPLIYGGIKPGDWKQIMEYIKNRVPAFVLLLGHIDEILVATGLGVIALGIPIITNLDVPQIGKLETTLHEALVTERDYKKIVESCILTRGIKVKTIAINIPIAYAPAFEGERVRKENLYVEFGGRKSLSFEYLVSRKLNEIEDGKIEIFGSDIDSLKDKIMPLAIIVEVSGRKMEKDFEPILERQIHRFINYAQGIMHIGQRDMNWIRISREAFDKGFRLKHIGVILHAMFHREYGAIVDKLQVKIYTELKKIENLLIGAKKTYEERDARIGEMTDENVDTFYSCTLCQSFAPNHVCIITPQRLGLCGAYSWLDAKASYEIMPSGPNQPILKGEVIDSKLGQWENVNEFIHQKSNRTVEKVSMYSLMDSPQTSCGCFECIVAVLPETNGVMIVNRDYTGMTPCGMTFTTLAGSVGGGVQTPGFLGVGKLYMVSKKFISAEGGFLRIVWMPKELKEELREKLEKRAKEENTPDFLDKIADETVATSMEELLPFLEKVKHPALKMPALI, encoded by the coding sequence ATGTCTTTAGATGTTATTATTAATTTAGGTAAAAAGGGATTAGAAAAACTGTTAGCAGTTACCCAACAAGAGATAGAAAAGAATATAGAGAAATATGGAAAGAGAAAAGAAATTTCTTTTCCAGAAACTAATTACTATTTTCCTTTAGCTTACGCTCTGCTTAATATAGAAGTAAAAACATTAGATGATTTACTTACCGTCTTTGAAGAAGTCAAAAAATTGGATAAAAATCAACCTGCTAAAAATGGACTTTTTATTTCTTATTTAGATGGATTATTTAATAAAGGAATGGCTACTTTATTGTGTGAAGAAATAATCGCAGGAATTAAAACTCTTAATAAGGAACATCCTCAAGATGGTTTCTTGGGTTTTATTCCCGACCGCATACTTCGTTCTTTGGGAGTACAGCTTGTGGATGGGCGTATTGCGGGAGTTTCTGTAATCCTTGGTACTACTCCTAATAAGGATATAGCAGAAAATATAATTAGAGGATTTCAAACAAGATCCATCGTTAGTTTATTGGTAGGAAATATAGAAGGAAAAACTTTTAAAAAACAACTTGAAGAAAAAAAAGTAGAATTGGGTTTAGAAGAATATATTGTCAGCTTGGGGGAAGATTATTTATCAGCAATTTATGCGGTAAATTTCGCTATTAGGGCTCCGCTTATTTACGGGGGAATTAAACCTGGAGACTGGAAACAAATTATGGAATACATTAAAAATAGAGTTCCTGCCTTTGTGCTTCTTTTAGGACATATAGATGAAATTTTAGTAGCCACAGGGTTAGGGGTTATTGCTTTAGGAATACCGATTATTACCAATTTAGATGTTCCTCAAATAGGAAAACTCGAAACTACTTTACACGAAGCTTTAGTAACCGAAAGAGACTATAAGAAGATAGTAGAAAGCTGTATTTTAACACGGGGTATTAAAGTAAAAACTATTGCTATCAATATCCCTATTGCTTATGCTCCTGCTTTTGAAGGAGAAAGAGTAAGAAAAGAGAATCTCTATGTAGAATTTGGGGGAAGGAAAAGTTTGTCCTTTGAATATCTTGTTTCTCGTAAACTCAATGAAATAGAAGATGGAAAAATCGAAATCTTTGGTTCGGATATAGATTCCTTAAAAGATAAAATTATGCCCTTAGCGATAATTGTAGAGGTTTCTGGAAGAAAAATGGAAAAGGATTTTGAGCCCATTTTAGAACGTCAGATACATCGTTTTATAAACTATGCTCAAGGTATAATGCATATCGGGCAAAGAGATATGAATTGGATAAGAATATCACGCGAAGCATTTGATAAAGGTTTTCGCCTTAAGCATATAGGAGTAATTCTCCATGCAATGTTTCATCGAGAATACGGAGCGATCGTGGATAAGTTGCAAGTTAAAATTTATACAGAGTTAAAGAAAATAGAAAACTTACTTATAGGAGCGAAAAAGACATACGAAGAGCGAGATGCAAGAATTGGAGAAATGACCGATGAGAATGTAGACACATTTTATTCTTGTACACTTTGTCAAAGTTTTGCTCCCAATCATGTTTGTATTATTACTCCCCAGCGTTTAGGACTTTGTGGAGCCTATTCTTGGTTAGATGCAAAAGCTTCTTATGAAATTATGCCTTCTGGTCCAAATCAGCCCATTTTAAAAGGAGAAGTTATTGATTCTAAATTAGGCCAATGGGAAAATGTTAATGAATTTATTCATCAAAAATCAAATCGTACTGTGGAAAAGGTGAGTATGTATTCACTTATGGACTCACCACAAACCTCCTGTGGTTGTTTTGAGTGTATTGTGGCGGTTCTTCCTGAGACAAATGGCGTAATGATTGTAAACAGAGACTATACTGGGATGACTCCTTGTGGTATGACTTTTACTACTCTTGCTGGTTCTGTAGGCGGAGGAGTGCAGACGCCTGGTTTTTTAGGTGTGGGTAAGCTTTATATGGTGAGTAAAAAATTTATCTCTGCAGAAGGAGGTTTTTTAAGAATTGTCTGGATGCCCAAGGAATTGAAAGAAGAATTAAGAGAAAAATTAGAAAAAAGAGCAAAAGAAGAAAATACCCCTGACTTCTTAGATAAAATTGCCGATGAAACCGTGGCTACAAGTATGGAGGAACTTCTTCCTTTCTTGGAAAAAGTCAAACACCCTGCCTTGAAGATGCCCGCTCTTATATAA
- a CDS encoding methylenetetrahydrofolate reductase: MAFRDKLEQGEFIITSEIAPPKGTEVNRLLEEIEVLKDRVDAINVTDLQSSVMRLGSLGMCIVLKQRGFEPIFQLTCRDRNRLALQSDLLTASLFGIENILALTGDHPHLGDHPHAKPVFDLDSVHLLEVINILNEGKDMMGNFLEGKPNFLPGAVVNPGADPLEPEIIKMEKKIKAGAQFFQTQAVFDIDSFVSFIRKVEPFKIPILAGIVLLKSAKMARYMNDNVAGVKIPEKIIKRIESTQDKVSTSIEITVEIIREIKPMCQGIHIMPIGWNKIVPKILDYLG; this comes from the coding sequence ATGGCATTTAGAGATAAACTTGAACAAGGTGAATTCATCATTACTTCAGAAATCGCTCCCCCCAAGGGAACCGAAGTAAATAGGCTCTTAGAAGAGATAGAGGTTCTAAAAGATAGGGTTGATGCTATTAATGTTACCGATTTGCAATCTTCGGTGATGCGTCTTGGTTCATTAGGAATGTGTATCGTTCTTAAACAGAGAGGATTTGAGCCTATATTCCAATTAACCTGTAGGGACCGGAATCGACTTGCCCTACAATCAGATCTTTTAACTGCCTCTTTATTTGGGATAGAAAATATTCTTGCTTTAACTGGAGACCATCCCCACTTAGGCGACCATCCCCATGCAAAGCCAGTTTTTGACCTTGATTCGGTACATCTTCTGGAAGTGATTAATATCCTTAACGAAGGTAAAGATATGATGGGTAATTTTTTGGAAGGAAAACCAAATTTTCTTCCGGGAGCAGTGGTTAACCCCGGAGCTGACCCATTGGAGCCAGAGATCATTAAGATGGAGAAGAAAATTAAAGCAGGAGCCCAATTTTTTCAAACACAGGCAGTATTTGATATTGACTCTTTTGTTAGTTTTATTAGAAAAGTAGAACCTTTTAAAATTCCTATTTTAGCAGGCATTGTTTTATTAAAATCAGCAAAAATGGCGCGTTATATGAATGATAATGTAGCCGGAGTGAAGATTCCTGAAAAAATTATAAAAAGAATAGAAAGTACCCAAGATAAAGTATCCACTTCGATAGAGATAACTGTAGAAATTATTAGGGAAATAAAACCAATGTGTCAAGGGATTCACATTATGCCTATCGGCTGGAATAAAATCGTTCCTAAAATTCTTGATTATTTAGGATAA
- a CDS encoding bifunctional 5,10-methylenetetrahydrofolate dehydrogenase/5,10-methenyltetrahydrofolate cyclohydrolase, whose translation MMAKLLEGKMLADKIKESLKREIEALNDNLILASIQVGENPSSEIYLRQQRKTAEDLGIKYCLFKLDERVQEGKLIQLVEDLNEDRTIKGIIIQMPLPSQINRQRVIEKINVLKDIEGIHPENLGYIFLGKPRFIPCTAESVFELVKYTGINLYGREVVIVGHSEIVGKPLSLLFLNEFSTVTVCHIGTSDAGHLEEHVKRAEILVVAVGKAGVIKGEWIREGAIVIDVGINKVGDKIVGDIEFEKAKEKASFITPVPGGVGPLTVTMLMRNLVKALKI comes from the coding sequence ATAATGGCTAAATTATTGGAAGGGAAAATGCTGGCAGATAAGATTAAAGAAAGTTTAAAAAGAGAAATTGAAGCTTTGAATGATAATCTCATTTTGGCTTCTATTCAGGTAGGAGAAAATCCTTCTTCAGAAATCTATTTGAGGCAGCAGAGAAAAACGGCTGAGGATTTAGGAATAAAATATTGTCTCTTTAAATTAGACGAGAGAGTTCAAGAGGGTAAACTGATTCAGTTAGTTGAAGATTTGAATGAGGACAGGACAATAAAGGGGATAATCATCCAGATGCCTTTGCCCAGTCAAATTAATCGCCAGAGAGTTATAGAAAAAATAAATGTTTTAAAAGATATAGAAGGAATCCATCCGGAAAATTTAGGGTATATTTTTTTAGGTAAACCACGTTTTATACCTTGCACTGCAGAGTCAGTATTTGAATTAGTTAAATATACGGGTATAAATCTGTATGGTAGAGAGGTAGTTATAGTAGGACATAGTGAAATCGTCGGAAAGCCTTTAAGTTTACTTTTCTTGAATGAGTTTTCCACAGTTACAGTTTGTCATATTGGTACATCCGATGCGGGGCATTTAGAGGAGCATGTAAAAAGAGCAGAGATTTTAGTAGTAGCTGTAGGGAAGGCAGGTGTAATTAAAGGAGAGTGGATAAGAGAAGGAGCGATTGTTATTGATGTAGGGATAAATAAGGTAGGAGATAAGATTGTAGGAGATATAGAATTTGAAAAAGCAAAAGAAAAAGCAAGTTTTATTACTCCTGTTCCCGGAGGAGTAGGACCACTCACTGTTACCATGCTTATGCGCAATTTGGTAAAAGCACTAAAGATTTAG
- a CDS encoding cyclodeaminase/cyclohydrolase family protein, which translates to MVYLNQNLKKYLDDLADKKPAPGGGSAAALVSAMGSALISMVCNFTIGRKKYKEMEEEVKKFFEDNESLRFRLMELIDLDITAYEKVNQIRKAVKENSKEKDRIMFREAIREAIAVPLEVCQLSIRVLKICRSLVDITNINLISDLYASASLLKAGFQSALVNIEINLNNLKDCNYIVEIRKIIEPLIKENETISELIKERVKEKMFEKNGE; encoded by the coding sequence ATGGTGTATCTTAATCAAAATCTTAAAAAATATCTTGATGATTTAGCAGATAAAAAACCTGCTCCGGGAGGAGGTTCAGCAGCAGCTTTGGTATCTGCGATGGGTAGTGCCCTCATAAGCATGGTTTGCAACTTTACCATCGGAAGAAAAAAATATAAAGAGATGGAAGAAGAGGTTAAGAAATTTTTTGAAGATAACGAATCTTTGCGTTTTCGGCTCATGGAACTTATTGATTTAGATATAACTGCTTATGAAAAAGTAAATCAAATTCGAAAGGCGGTTAAAGAAAATTCAAAAGAAAAAGACAGAATTATGTTCCGGGAGGCAATAAGAGAAGCAATAGCCGTTCCTTTAGAGGTATGCCAGTTGTCTATAAGGGTTTTAAAGATATGTAGGAGTTTAGTAGACATAACAAACATCAATTTGATAAGTGACCTTTATGCATCTGCAAGTCTACTTAAGGCAGGCTTTCAATCCGCCCTCGTGAATATTGAGATAAATCTAAATAACTTGAAAGATTGTAATTATATAGTTGAAATAAGGAAAATCATAGAGCCGCTGATTAAAGAAAACGAGACGATTTCCGAGTTAATTAAAGAGAGGGTTAAAGAAAAAATGTTCGAGAAAAACGGAGAATAA
- a CDS encoding formate--tetrahydrofolate ligase, with amino-acid sequence MQTPRLKQIREIARLAGIREDELELFGEHKAKIKLDIFQRIASRPNGKLITVTTITPTKSGEGKTSTAIGLTQALGKLKKNVILCLREPSLGPMFGTKGGATGSGFSQVLPAEDINLHFTGDIHAVTSAHNLLASIIDNHIYFGNDLDIDLNKVFWRRAIDINDRQLRYIQCGLGGKVHGFVHNSGFDISASSEVMAVLSMALSVEDLKKRLSRIIVAYTKNGKPVTAGVLRASGAMAVLLRDALKPNLVQTCEGQPVLIHGGCFANIAHGNNSLIATKLALKLANYVITESGFGTDLGMEKFFNIVCQEADLKPDLALLVVSAKALKIQGGKDEKKVGEKNLRYLEAGFKNLDHHVDNVLKFGVPVVVAINRFPKDYTDELNAIKLHCEAKGIKAVISEVVAKGGEGGKELAEVVLRTLQVNPSFFKPLYKLELPLKKKIGIIATEIYGAKNVEYSSEAEKELEHLEHLGFGNLPVNIAKTHLSLSDNPKIKGVPTGWNLRIKEVKIFSGAGFVVPVAGETLLMPGLPKNPLAEKLDITSEGKIIGIS; translated from the coding sequence ATGCAGACACCGCGATTGAAACAGATTCGAGAGATTGCACGTCTTGCAGGAATAAGGGAAGACGAATTAGAGTTATTTGGAGAACATAAGGCTAAGATAAAACTGGATATTTTTCAACGCATCGCTTCTCGTCCGAATGGGAAACTTATTACTGTTACGACCATTACTCCCACTAAGTCTGGTGAAGGGAAAACCAGTACTGCTATTGGTCTAACACAGGCTTTAGGAAAGTTGAAAAAGAATGTAATTCTCTGTCTTCGTGAACCATCATTAGGACCAATGTTTGGAACAAAAGGGGGGGCAACCGGTAGTGGATTTTCACAAGTTTTACCTGCTGAAGATATAAACTTGCATTTTACTGGAGATATACACGCCGTAACCTCTGCACACAATCTTTTAGCTTCAATTATTGACAATCACATATACTTTGGGAATGATTTGGATATAGATTTAAATAAGGTTTTCTGGAGAAGAGCGATTGACATAAATGATAGACAACTTCGTTATATTCAATGTGGTTTAGGTGGTAAAGTACATGGTTTTGTGCATAATTCTGGTTTTGACATAAGCGCTTCTTCTGAAGTGATGGCAGTTTTATCTATGGCTTTGAGTGTAGAAGATTTAAAGAAGAGGCTTTCGCGTATTATTGTTGCCTATACGAAGAATGGTAAACCTGTTACTGCAGGAGTTCTTAGAGCAAGTGGGGCGATGGCGGTTTTACTTAGGGATGCTTTGAAGCCAAATCTGGTCCAGACCTGCGAAGGTCAGCCTGTTCTTATACACGGAGGTTGTTTTGCTAACATTGCTCATGGGAATAATTCTCTTATTGCCACAAAACTGGCTCTTAAGTTAGCGAACTATGTAATTACTGAAAGTGGTTTTGGAACAGATTTAGGTATGGAAAAATTCTTTAACATTGTTTGCCAAGAAGCTGATTTAAAGCCTGACTTAGCACTGTTGGTGGTTTCGGCAAAAGCTTTGAAAATTCAGGGAGGAAAGGATGAGAAAAAAGTAGGAGAAAAAAATCTTCGCTATCTAGAAGCGGGTTTTAAGAATCTTGACCATCATGTTGATAATGTTTTGAAATTTGGTGTTCCCGTGGTCGTGGCTATAAATCGTTTCCCTAAAGACTATACCGATGAACTCAATGCGATAAAACTTCATTGTGAGGCTAAAGGAATTAAGGCAGTTATTTCGGAAGTAGTGGCAAAGGGAGGAGAAGGAGGGAAGGAATTGGCAGAGGTTGTTTTGAGAACACTTCAGGTAAACCCTTCATTTTTTAAACCGTTGTATAAATTAGAATTGCCCTTGAAGAAAAAGATAGGGATAATTGCCACTGAAATATACGGAGCGAAAAATGTTGAATATTCTTCAGAAGCAGAAAAAGAGTTGGAACATTTAGAGCATTTAGGATTTGGTAATTTGCCCGTTAATATTGCCAAAACCCATCTTTCTCTCTCTGACAATCCGAAAATTAAAGGGGTTCCTACTGGTTGGAATTTAAGGATTAAAGAAGTAAAAATTTTTTCAGGGGCAGGCTTTGTTGTTCCGGTTGCAGGAGAGACTTTACTTATGCCCGGGCTCCCCAAAAACCCCTTGGCAGAGAAACTGGATATTACTAGCGAAGGCAAGATAATTGGAATATCATAG
- a CDS encoding YraN family protein — protein MRPSEIGSKGENLAAGFLRKKGLQILARNYRFKRQEVDIIAQDRDTICFVEVKTRTNKEFGLPEEAITLKKRKHLINLAVNYIKRFQLIGYNVRFDVVAINWDKKIPQINYIKNAFLTDDFWSV, from the coding sequence TTGCGCCCATCAGAGATTGGTTCAAAAGGTGAAAACTTAGCCGCAGGTTTTCTAAGGAAGAAAGGATTACAAATATTAGCAAGGAATTACCGCTTTAAGAGACAAGAAGTAGATATTATTGCCCAAGACAGGGATACAATCTGTTTTGTAGAAGTTAAAACCAGAACCAATAAAGAATTTGGTTTACCCGAAGAAGCGATTACCCTGAAAAAGAGAAAACATCTTATTAATCTTGCAGTTAATTATATAAAGAGATTTCAGTTAATAGGGTATAATGTTCGTTTTGATGTAGTCGCCATAAACTGGGATAAGAAGATTCCCCAAATCAACTATATAAAGAACGCTTTTCTTACAGATGACTTTTGGTCGGTTTGA
- a CDS encoding ribonuclease HII produces MVRIMFLWEKNLLRKKKFEFIAGLDEAGRGPLAGPLVVAAVILKPEQRKIYLSHKIADSKLLTPKQRAEAFKEIIKSAWIGIGIAEVGLIDNTNIFYATQFAADSALINLRKKPDYVLTDAGIQISSNYPYTCIIKGESKSFSIACASIVAKVIRDRIMEVYDFFFPHYAFKLHKGYGTQLHFNLLKKHGPSPLHRQSFAPIRDWFKR; encoded by the coding sequence TTGGTACGGATAATGTTCCTTTGGGAAAAGAATCTGCTGAGGAAAAAGAAATTTGAATTTATTGCTGGATTAGACGAAGCCGGACGCGGTCCTCTTGCTGGTCCTCTTGTAGTGGCAGCAGTTATTTTAAAGCCAGAACAGAGGAAGATTTATCTCTCGCATAAAATTGCAGATTCTAAATTGCTTACCCCTAAACAGCGTGCAGAAGCTTTCAAAGAGATAATTAAGAGCGCATGGATTGGGATTGGCATAGCAGAGGTTGGACTTATAGATAATACTAACATTTTTTATGCTACTCAATTTGCTGCCGATTCAGCTTTAATTAATTTAAGGAAAAAACCAGATTACGTTCTAACCGACGCAGGGATACAAATATCTTCAAATTATCCTTACACTTGCATTATTAAAGGAGAGTCGAAGAGTTTTTCCATCGCCTGTGCTTCGATTGTGGCTAAAGTAATTAGAGATAGAATAATGGAGGTTTACGACTTTTTTTTCCCACATTATGCATTTAAATTACACAAAGGATATGGAACACAATTACATTTTAATTTATTAAAAAAACATGGTCCATCTCCCCTTCATCGCCAAAGTTTTGCGCCCATCAGAGATTGGTTCAAAAGGTGA
- the rplS gene encoding 50S ribosomal protein L19: MEIINDLTRSYVKKTIPVFKIGDTVRVEEKIVEQDKSRIQIFEGIVIARKGSGISETFTVRKITYGVGVEKTYPLHSPFVEGISVIRKGRVRRVKLYYLRAKIGKGARIEEKEGLKEDFGTDNVPLGKESAEEKEI; the protein is encoded by the coding sequence ATGGAAATAATAAATGATTTGACGAGGAGTTATGTAAAAAAAACAATCCCCGTTTTCAAAATTGGAGATACTGTAAGAGTTGAGGAAAAGATAGTTGAGCAAGATAAATCACGCATTCAGATATTTGAAGGGATAGTAATTGCTCGGAAAGGAAGTGGAATTTCTGAGACTTTTACGGTGCGGAAGATTACCTATGGAGTGGGAGTAGAAAAGACATATCCTTTACATTCTCCTTTTGTAGAAGGGATTAGTGTAATTAGGAAAGGAAGGGTTCGAAGAGTTAAGCTTTATTATTTGAGAGCGAAAATAGGGAAAGGGGCAAGGATAGAAGAGAAAGAAGGTCTTAAGGAAGATTTTGGTACGGATAATGTTCCTTTGGGAAAAGAATCTGCTGAGGAAAAAGAAATTTGA
- the trmD gene encoding tRNA (guanosine(37)-N1)-methyltransferase TrmD produces MMEIDIITIFPEMFNPVLGESMLKIAQEKNLVKIRIHDLRRWSKDKHRKVDDRPFGGGPGMVMKIEPIYNALEELKKRDSKTILLSPQGTIFKQRIAESFSKEKHLIFICGHYEGVDERVRAYLIDEEISIGDYVLTCGELPAMVVVDAVVRLIPGVLGSSDSLNEESFSSGFLEYPQYTRPASFKGWRVPAILLSGDHKKIVEWRKMESMKRTHEKRPDLWDKNKKELKI; encoded by the coding sequence ATTATGGAAATAGACATTATTACCATTTTTCCCGAGATGTTTAATCCAGTTTTAGGAGAGTCAATGTTGAAAATTGCTCAGGAGAAGAATTTAGTCAAGATTAGGATTCACGATTTAAGAAGGTGGTCAAAAGATAAGCATAGAAAAGTAGACGATAGACCATTTGGCGGAGGGCCAGGGATGGTAATGAAGATAGAACCTATATATAATGCTTTAGAAGAATTAAAGAAAAGAGATTCAAAGACCATCTTACTTTCCCCACAAGGTACGATATTCAAGCAGAGAATAGCAGAGAGTTTTTCCAAAGAAAAACATCTCATCTTTATTTGTGGTCACTACGAAGGAGTAGATGAGCGAGTGAGGGCATATCTCATAGATGAGGAAATTTCGATAGGTGATTATGTTCTTACTTGCGGAGAGTTACCAGCAATGGTTGTTGTAGATGCGGTAGTTCGTTTGATTCCCGGTGTTTTAGGAAGCAGTGATTCTTTGAATGAAGAGAGTTTTTCTTCTGGTTTCCTTGAATATCCACAATATACTCGGCCAGCGAGTTTTAAAGGATGGAGAGTTCCTGCTATTCTTCTCTCTGGAGACCATAAAAAGATAGTAGAGTGGCGAAAAATGGAATCGATGAAGAGGACGCATGAAAAAAGACCCGATCTTTGGGACAAAAACAAAAAAGAGCTAAAAATATGA
- the rpsP gene encoding 30S ribosomal protein S16: MALIIKMVRFGTKHKPHYKIVVACQQKSRDSDFVEQLGIYSPNSNPALFNIDRRRMDVWLKKGAKPTQSVKSLLKKEKVI, from the coding sequence ATGGCGTTAATAATTAAGATGGTAAGGTTTGGTACGAAGCACAAACCACATTATAAGATAGTAGTTGCCTGTCAGCAGAAAAGCAGAGATTCCGACTTTGTTGAACAACTGGGTATTTACAGTCCTAATTCCAATCCTGCTTTATTCAATATTGATCGCAGGCGCATGGACGTCTGGTTAAAAAAAGGTGCCAAACCAACGCAATCTGTGAAAAGTTTACTCAAGAAGGAAAAAGTTATTTAG
- the murA gene encoding UDP-N-acetylglucosamine 1-carboxyvinyltransferase: MDKLIIEGGKPLEGTVAISGAKNSCLPIMAASLLTDEPCKIRNVPPLRDIHTMIRLLRALGMKAEWDNYTVTVEPQNKRKYIAPYSLVKTMRASICVLGPLLAKLHKAEVSMPGGCVIGHRPIDLHLKGLSALGSKINIEHGYIVARAKKIKGTRVYLGGPFGSSVLGTANVMMAAVLAKGKTLIENAACEPEIIDLANFLLKMGAKIKGINTPIIEIEGVDGLKGVDYSVIPDRIETGTYMIAGAITEGDICIKSACIEHLGAVVDKLRETGIEINCYGDSIRVRRRRKLKPVEVTTLPYPGFPTDMQAQMMALMTVIDGISVITEKIYPDRFMHVAELNRMGAEIMLEGASAIVKGVKRLSGAPVMASDLRASAALVLAGLVAKGKTEVSRIYHLDRGYENMEKKLVKLGARIKRVKD, from the coding sequence ATGGATAAACTTATTATAGAAGGCGGTAAGCCCTTAGAAGGGACAGTAGCAATTAGCGGTGCAAAAAATTCCTGCTTGCCTATTATGGCCGCATCTCTTCTTACCGACGAACCTTGTAAAATTAGAAATGTACCTCCCTTACGGGACATTCATACAATGATTAGACTTTTAAGGGCATTAGGGATGAAAGCGGAGTGGGACAATTACACTGTTACAGTTGAACCACAGAATAAAAGGAAATACATTGCTCCCTATAGTTTAGTAAAGACAATGCGTGCTTCTATTTGTGTATTAGGTCCTTTATTGGCTAAACTCCATAAAGCAGAAGTTTCTATGCCCGGAGGTTGTGTTATTGGACACCGGCCTATCGATCTCCATCTGAAAGGGCTTTCTGCTTTAGGAAGTAAGATTAATATCGAACACGGTTATATCGTAGCCAGGGCAAAAAAAATTAAGGGAACACGGGTTTATTTAGGAGGACCTTTTGGTTCTTCGGTTTTGGGCACCGCGAATGTGATGATGGCAGCGGTTTTGGCAAAGGGGAAAACTTTAATAGAAAATGCTGCTTGCGAACCGGAAATTATTGACTTGGCAAACTTTCTACTTAAAATGGGAGCTAAAATAAAAGGCATAAATACCCCTATCATTGAAATAGAAGGAGTAGACGGTCTAAAGGGTGTTGATTATTCCGTTATTCCTGACCGAATCGAGACAGGTACTTATATGATTGCAGGGGCGATTACTGAAGGAGATATATGTATAAAATCTGCCTGTATTGAACATCTGGGAGCAGTAGTAGATAAATTGAGGGAAACAGGAATAGAGATAAATTGTTATGGTGATAGTATAAGAGTAAGAAGACGAAGAAAATTGAAACCAGTGGAGGTAACAACTTTACCCTATCCTGGTTTTCCTACCGATATGCAAGCCCAGATGATGGCTTTGATGACTGTAATCGATGGTATTTCGGTAATTACTGAGAAGATTTATCCGGATAGATTCATGCATGTAGCAGAATTAAATCGCATGGGAGCAGAAATTATGTTGGAAGGAGCTTCAGCTATTGTTAAGGGAGTTAAAAGATTAAGCGGAGCACCGGTGATGGCTTCTGATTTACGGGCTTCCGCCGCTTTAGTTCTTGCGGGACTTGTGGCAAAAGGTAAAACAGAAGTATCTCGTATTTACCATCTGGACCGTGGGTATGAAAATATGGAAAAAAAGTTGGTTAAGTTGGGCGCTAGGATTAAACGGGTGAAAGATTAA